Proteins found in one Limnohabitans sp. TEGF004 genomic segment:
- a CDS encoding rubredoxin has translation MCLICGWIYDEEAGAPEHGIAAGTAWADVPMNWTCPECGARKEDFEMVQI, from the coding sequence ATGTGTCTGATTTGTGGATGGATTTATGACGAAGAGGCTGGTGCACCCGAACACGGCATTGCTGCTGGCACCGCGTGGGCCGATGTGCCCATGAACTGGACCTGTCCAGAATGCGGCGCACGCAAAGAAGATTTTGAAATGGTGCAAATCTAA
- a CDS encoding bifunctional hydroxymethylpyrimidine kinase/phosphomethylpyrimidine kinase has product MAPENTPLSTEIALSDETSGAPPCVLVFNANDPSGAGGLSADVLAAGSVGAHALPVVTGAYMRDTAEIFDHIAFDDDAVAEQARSVLEDMSVQIIKVGFCGNPDNLSVIAEISTDYAEVPVIAYMPNLSWWEDEKIDAYLDAFRELILPQTTVLVGNHNTLWRWLLPDWSNEKSPSPRDIARAAAEVGVPYVLVTGINHPDQHIENALATAHTVMVSERFERFDAMFSGAGDTLSITLAAVLAAGTDLELATREALNYLDQSLNSGFRPGMGHIVPDRMFWAEEDTEDEDTDGLPATAEDFSLPRHETKH; this is encoded by the coding sequence ATGGCGCCAGAAAACACCCCTCTCTCCACCGAAATTGCCTTGTCTGACGAGACCAGCGGCGCGCCCCCGTGCGTGCTGGTGTTCAACGCCAACGACCCAAGCGGTGCAGGTGGCTTGTCAGCTGACGTTTTAGCTGCCGGTTCTGTGGGCGCCCACGCGCTGCCCGTGGTGACGGGCGCCTACATGCGCGACACGGCTGAAATTTTTGACCACATCGCCTTTGACGACGACGCCGTGGCCGAACAAGCCCGCAGCGTGCTGGAAGACATGAGCGTGCAAATCATCAAAGTAGGTTTTTGCGGCAACCCAGACAACCTGAGCGTGATTGCCGAAATCAGCACTGACTACGCCGAAGTACCCGTCATTGCTTATATGCCCAACCTCTCGTGGTGGGAAGACGAAAAGATTGACGCTTACTTAGACGCCTTTCGCGAACTCATACTGCCCCAAACCACCGTGCTGGTGGGCAACCACAACACCTTGTGGCGCTGGCTGTTGCCCGACTGGAGCAACGAAAAAAGCCCCAGCCCACGTGACATTGCACGCGCCGCCGCCGAAGTGGGCGTGCCCTATGTGTTGGTGACGGGCATCAACCATCCCGACCAACACATTGAAAACGCTTTGGCCACCGCCCACACCGTGATGGTGAGCGAACGCTTTGAACGCTTTGACGCCATGTTCTCTGGCGCGGGCGACACCCTCAGCATCACACTGGCTGCCGTACTGGCTGCAGGCACCGACCTAGAGCTGGCCACCCGCGAAGCGCTGAACTACCTCGACCAAAGCCTCAACAGTGGCTTTCGCCCAGGCATGGGCCACATCGTGCCCGACCGCATGTTTTGGGCCGAAGAAGACACCGAAGACGAAGACACCGACGGCCTGCCAGCCACGGCAGAAGACTTCTCGCTGCCGCGCCACGAAACCAAACATTGA